In the Pseudoalteromonas undina genome, one interval contains:
- a CDS encoding LysR family transcriptional regulator, translated as MLDIIALFIKVNDYKTFNEASVKLNIPLPTLQRKIKKLEEDLSLALFYREKGSLRLTEPGKSFYSHCLAHVEGLQSTLCNFKNSSENKVSKIKLIAPQNFIKSVYFSGVINQFTLLYPNIKIHMMLSDERLDLKATEFDLAIRIGKLDSSQNICKVINQMSFVLACSSSLIEQYGIPSNFDDLAKLPHISCSPFENWSFKANKNEKVIFKPQPNFISNDIEMCALAAIEGRGVYYGPKYCLLPHIKDESLVEVLTQFKPIKRDVNLIWPDKLIPKSTRYLIDFLEYSLKGVKM; from the coding sequence TTGCTTGATATAATCGCGCTTTTTATAAAAGTAAATGATTACAAAACATTTAATGAAGCGTCAGTAAAGTTAAATATTCCTTTACCCACTTTACAAAGAAAAATAAAAAAACTTGAAGAAGACTTATCTTTAGCGTTGTTTTATCGTGAAAAAGGAAGTTTGCGATTAACAGAGCCAGGAAAGAGCTTTTATAGCCATTGCTTAGCTCACGTAGAGGGTTTACAAAGTACGCTGTGCAATTTTAAGAACTCTAGTGAAAATAAAGTGAGTAAAATTAAATTAATAGCACCGCAAAACTTTATAAAGAGTGTGTACTTCTCAGGCGTTATAAATCAATTCACCCTACTTTATCCAAATATTAAGATTCATATGATGCTATCAGATGAACGCCTTGATTTAAAAGCCACCGAGTTTGATTTAGCTATTAGAATCGGAAAATTAGATAGCTCACAAAATATATGTAAAGTCATTAACCAAATGAGCTTTGTTTTAGCTTGCTCATCGAGTTTAATTGAGCAATATGGCATACCAAGTAATTTTGACGATTTAGCTAAACTCCCCCACATATCGTGCTCGCCATTCGAAAATTGGTCTTTTAAAGCAAATAAAAATGAAAAAGTAATTTTTAAACCTCAACCCAACTTTATTTCCAACGATATAGAAATGTGTGCCTTAGCTGCCATTGAAGGAAGAGGTGTTTATTATGGTCCAAAATATTGTTTATTACCGCATATAAAAGACGAAAGCTTGGTTGAAGTATTAACGCAATTCAAGCCTATTAAACGAGATGTAAACCTGATATGGCCTGATAAATTAATCCCAAAAAGCACACGCTATCTAATCGATTTTTTAGAGTACTCTCTCAAGGGGGTAAAAATGTAG
- the msrA gene encoding peptide-methionine (S)-S-oxide reductase MsrA, translating to MNKTLVFAVTSAVLLTSSFAHAKTEQAILAGGCFWCMESDFEKLEGVTDVISGFTGGEIKNPTYNGNHRGHYEAVLVTYNTDVLSYQDILNHYWVNIDPFDAKGQFCDKGPSYRSAIFVANEQQRKLAQKSKQAVISEFTKQTVVTPILDAKTFYPIKGKESYHQDYYKNNPIRYNTYRWRCGRDSRLEDIWGDRVTH from the coding sequence ATGAATAAAACACTCGTATTTGCAGTCACTTCTGCCGTACTTTTGACTAGCTCATTTGCTCATGCTAAAACCGAACAAGCTATTTTAGCAGGAGGCTGTTTTTGGTGTATGGAAAGTGACTTTGAAAAACTCGAAGGTGTAACCGATGTGATCTCAGGTTTTACTGGCGGTGAAATTAAAAATCCTACTTACAATGGTAATCATCGCGGTCATTACGAAGCCGTTCTGGTTACCTACAACACTGACGTATTAAGCTATCAAGATATTTTAAACCATTACTGGGTTAACATTGATCCTTTTGACGCCAAAGGCCAGTTCTGCGATAAAGGCCCAAGCTACCGTAGCGCAATTTTTGTAGCTAATGAGCAACAGCGAAAGCTAGCTCAAAAATCTAAACAAGCCGTTATTAGTGAGTTTACTAAGCAAACAGTGGTAACCCCTATTCTTGATGCGAAAACCTTTTACCCGATAAAGGGCAAAGAAAGTTATCATCAAGATTACTATAAAAATAACCCTATTCGTTATAATACCTATCGCTGGCGCTGTGGTCGTGATAGCCGCCTAGAAGACATTTGGGGCGATAGAGTTACTCACTAA
- a CDS encoding MepB family protein has protein sequence METSNSRTELTTLLQTNFASLGYKLPSADELVSHDHNAQYHGYAFTLNQKRIIYRKAKVTPDRPDAFLALWKRPADCSNSKPIPFTNEFDYLLVAVSSDGLTSSNNQVANSQSGLFIFPVELLVKKGIVSSLNSKGKTAFRVFPPWSESRALKRTSTFSNSAKVTQRWQCDYFLKQDQNKLIDLSKLNKILANAV, from the coding sequence ATGGAAACCAGTAATTCGCGTACTGAATTAACCACACTTTTGCAAACCAATTTTGCTTCTTTAGGCTATAAACTGCCAAGCGCTGATGAACTCGTTTCTCATGACCACAATGCCCAATACCATGGCTATGCATTTACTTTAAACCAAAAACGCATAATTTACAGAAAGGCTAAAGTTACACCCGACAGACCTGACGCTTTTTTAGCACTATGGAAACGCCCAGCGGATTGTAGTAATTCTAAGCCAATTCCTTTTACCAATGAGTTTGACTACTTATTAGTAGCGGTTTCAAGTGATGGATTAACCTCTAGTAACAACCAAGTAGCAAATTCACAAAGTGGTTTATTTATATTTCCGGTTGAGTTGTTAGTTAAAAAAGGCATAGTGAGCTCTTTAAACTCTAAGGGTAAAACAGCTTTTAGAGTGTTTCCACCTTGGAGCGAAAGCAGAGCCTTAAAAAGGACTAGCACATTTAGTAATTCTGCTAAAGTTACTCAGCGTTGGCAATGCGATTATTTCTTAAAGCAAGATCAAAATAAATTAATAGATTTATCTAAGTTAAACAAAATTTTAGCTAACGCTGTTTAA
- a CDS encoding CPXCG motif-containing cysteine-rich protein, whose translation MNQLTEKSISCPYCGESIEVLIDVADIDEQYIEDCQVCCKPISFVVFEDNDELNVNVYSEDEAF comes from the coding sequence ATGAACCAGTTAACCGAAAAATCAATTAGTTGCCCTTACTGTGGCGAATCCATAGAAGTATTAATTGATGTGGCTGATATTGATGAGCAATACATAGAAGACTGCCAAGTGTGTTGTAAGCCTATTTCGTTTGTCGTATTTGAAGATAACGACGAACTTAATGTAAATGTATACAGTGAAGATGAGGCGTTTTGA
- a CDS encoding GNAT family N-acetyltransferase yields MFKTIKLPRVTLRLITHKHGAALLTILNNPLVYEFNDYKTPLNKEHVKQLIQDDISSYYQGEGVRLAIEHNMSGVLIGTCGLYNINNQTKTAYLGFELDPFYWQQGLMHEVLKGFVSEIHRSLNIEHLYAEIHGKNVRCYNLLTKLGFVFNQQISNGVWHKQLTKMDGA; encoded by the coding sequence ATGTTTAAAACGATAAAATTACCCCGCGTTACCTTGCGTTTAATTACCCACAAACATGGCGCAGCGCTATTAACAATTTTAAATAATCCCCTCGTTTATGAGTTTAACGATTATAAAACGCCGCTAAATAAAGAGCATGTTAAGCAATTAATTCAAGATGATATATCGAGTTATTATCAAGGGGAAGGTGTTCGGCTTGCGATTGAACATAATATGTCTGGCGTCTTAATTGGTACTTGTGGTTTGTATAACATTAATAACCAAACTAAAACTGCTTATTTGGGCTTTGAGCTTGATCCTTTTTATTGGCAACAAGGCTTAATGCATGAAGTACTTAAAGGTTTTGTCAGTGAGATACATCGCTCTTTGAACATTGAACACCTATACGCAGAAATTCATGGTAAAAATGTACGCTGTTATAACTTACTCACTAAACTCGGCTTTGTATTTAACCAGCAAATTAGTAACGGTGTATGGCATAAGCAATTAACTAAAATGGATGGCGCATGA
- a CDS encoding alpha/beta hydrolase encodes MRIKKAIILNMLLTASVFGLAITGVSYYQNDISEFVDVTLDSKVLKESRKVFIRLPGSFDKNKAYPLIIKTDGNFNLANWDKALKTLNHESILNESILVAIPNQFFTDTRNRDLVPPYARKDVNTNPRPKHESSPEIFGKADLFLAFIEQELLTYLEANYTLTENRILTGFSAGGSFTLYTLHTKPKLFNGYFAFSPAAWYDDMTVTKRFDTFLKTNINCIKQPTFLYITVGGAEHSLMLGAYNNLVTSLAKHPNDWLKWGSTINNNAEHNQNPALSVDKALLNYTAFLSSQINTPSD; translated from the coding sequence ATGAGAATTAAAAAAGCGATTATTTTAAATATGTTACTTACGGCTAGTGTATTTGGGCTTGCAATAACTGGGGTTAGCTATTATCAAAATGATATTTCAGAGTTTGTTGATGTAACCCTAGATTCGAAAGTGCTTAAAGAGTCACGAAAAGTATTTATAAGGTTACCCGGTAGTTTTGACAAAAATAAAGCGTATCCACTTATTATAAAAACAGATGGTAATTTTAATCTAGCTAATTGGGATAAAGCCTTAAAAACATTAAATCATGAAAGTATATTAAATGAGTCTATTTTAGTTGCTATACCAAATCAGTTTTTTACTGATACTAGAAATCGTGATCTTGTGCCACCTTATGCAAGGAAGGACGTTAATACAAATCCTCGACCTAAACATGAAAGTTCGCCTGAAATTTTTGGTAAGGCTGATTTGTTTTTAGCTTTTATAGAGCAAGAGTTACTTACTTATTTAGAGGCCAACTACACATTAACTGAAAATCGAATTTTGACCGGATTTTCAGCCGGGGGCAGCTTTACTTTATACACGCTGCATACTAAACCAAAGTTATTCAATGGTTACTTTGCATTTAGCCCAGCCGCTTGGTATGACGATATGACAGTGACTAAGCGGTTTGATACATTTTTAAAAACAAATATAAATTGTATAAAACAACCGACATTTTTATATATCACTGTCGGTGGGGCAGAGCACTCTTTAATGCTAGGTGCATACAATAATTTAGTTACTAGTTTAGCAAAACATCCAAACGACTGGCTTAAGTGGGGAAGTACAATTAATAATAATGCTGAACATAATCAAAACCCTGCACTGAGTGTCGATAAAGCACTGTTAAATTATACGGCGTTCTTGAGCTCGCAAATTAACACGCCTTCTGATTAA
- a CDS encoding TetR/AcrR family transcriptional regulator, with amino-acid sequence MSKKEKTRDKVLASAWELFLLQGYDHTSTREIAVAANVAVGTVFSHFENKIDLLMAGMQQQIEVIIEQAKQSDTQRPPRLKLRHYAHPLYSFYCENSEFSKLLISDIIWREDFFKAQMDEFKKLLFSEQPEFDEIKASVMMDCYFMTLITGLNDEIPNAEAMLRQLSNKIALL; translated from the coding sequence ATGAGTAAAAAAGAAAAAACACGGGATAAAGTTTTAGCTTCAGCATGGGAGCTTTTCTTACTACAAGGTTATGACCACACATCGACAAGAGAAATTGCTGTTGCAGCTAATGTGGCAGTTGGTACTGTGTTTAGTCATTTTGAAAATAAAATTGATCTGCTTATGGCAGGTATGCAGCAACAAATTGAAGTTATTATCGAGCAAGCAAAGCAATCAGATACTCAGCGCCCTCCTCGATTGAAATTACGCCACTACGCTCACCCTCTATATTCCTTTTATTGTGAAAACAGTGAATTTAGCAAATTACTAATTAGCGACATCATTTGGCGTGAGGATTTTTTTAAAGCACAAATGGATGAATTTAAAAAACTACTATTTAGTGAACAACCAGAATTTGATGAAATAAAAGCAAGTGTGATGATGGACTGCTATTTTATGACCCTGATCACAGGCTTAAACGACGAGATACCAAATGCAGAAGCCATGCTGAGACAACTGAGCAACAAAATTGCATTGTTGTAA
- a CDS encoding porin translates to MKIKLVSLAIAGVLTTPSVSAIEVFKDEKNTVAIGGYIDARVINTQGQNEVVNGASRINFDFKRQLKNGWEAMALVEWGVNPVGSSDIVYNNRFESIQDEFLYNRLGYAGLKHDKYGQITIGKQWGAWFDVVYATNYSYVWDGNAAGVYTYNKDDGAVNGTGRGDKTLQYRNSYGDFDFSVQTQLKNSAFYTCDVSDITESQCQANFESGDTAAQQVEFNYTFGGAVTYNVTDKLKLTAGINRGEFELTYGDGTTRSVDDLIYGAGVIWGNIDAPGLYVAANINKNENHDTDNIGRLIKDAIGIETFVSYRFENDFRPFIAYNLFDAGDDYVIQPNFNADPNDVFKRQFAVIGVHYLIDENTQLYVEARKDFGDFESDNKQQQAQMEQSEDDGIAFGFRYVL, encoded by the coding sequence ATGAAAATAAAATTAGTATCGCTCGCGATTGCAGGTGTTTTAACAACACCGAGTGTTTCAGCAATTGAAGTATTTAAGGATGAAAAAAATACAGTCGCTATTGGCGGCTATATAGATGCGCGAGTAATTAATACTCAAGGTCAAAATGAAGTGGTTAATGGTGCCTCACGAATTAATTTTGATTTTAAACGTCAACTAAAGAACGGCTGGGAAGCAATGGCTTTAGTTGAATGGGGTGTAAACCCTGTTGGCAGTAGCGATATTGTATACAACAACCGTTTTGAATCAATTCAAGATGAATTTTTGTATAATCGTTTAGGTTATGCAGGACTTAAACACGACAAATACGGCCAAATTACTATTGGTAAACAATGGGGGGCGTGGTTTGACGTAGTATATGCAACTAACTACAGCTATGTTTGGGATGGCAATGCCGCAGGTGTATATACCTACAACAAAGACGACGGTGCTGTAAATGGTACGGGACGTGGCGATAAAACATTGCAATACCGTAATAGTTACGGTGATTTTGATTTTAGTGTACAAACTCAGTTAAAAAATAGCGCATTTTATACCTGTGATGTAAGTGATATTACAGAATCACAATGCCAGGCTAATTTTGAGTCAGGCGATACTGCGGCGCAACAAGTTGAATTTAACTATACATTTGGCGGTGCAGTAACTTATAACGTGACTGATAAGCTAAAACTGACTGCCGGTATTAACCGTGGCGAGTTTGAATTAACTTATGGCGACGGAACAACCCGTTCAGTTGACGATTTAATTTACGGTGCCGGTGTTATTTGGGGCAATATTGATGCGCCAGGTTTATATGTAGCTGCTAATATCAATAAAAACGAAAACCACGACACAGATAACATTGGTCGTTTAATTAAAGATGCAATTGGTATTGAAACATTTGTGTCTTATCGTTTTGAAAACGATTTTAGACCATTTATTGCCTACAACTTATTTGATGCAGGTGATGACTACGTAATTCAACCAAACTTTAACGCCGATCCTAACGATGTATTTAAGCGTCAATTTGCTGTTATTGGAGTGCATTACTTAATAGATGAAAACACCCAACTTTATGTAGAAGCGCGTAAAGACTTTGGTGATTTTGAAAGTGATAATAAGCAACAGCAAGCACAAATGGAACAATCGGAAGATGACGGTATTGCTTTTGGTTTTAGATACGTTCTTTAA
- a CDS encoding ABC-F family ATPase: MISTANITMQFGAKPLFENISAKFGESNRYGLIGANGCGKSTFMKILSGELEPSSGNVSTDPNERVAKLNQDQFAYEEYSVIDTVIMGHKELWDIKQERDRIYSLPEMSEEDGMKVADLETEFAEMDGYSAESKAGELLLGVGIATEQHYGPMSEIAPGFKLRVLLAQVLFSDPDIMLLDEPTNNLDIYTIKWLEDVLNQRDCTMIIISHDRHFLNSVCTHMADIDYGELRIYPGNYDEYMFAATQARERLLSENAKKKSQIAELQQFVSRFSANASKAKQATSRAKRIDKIQLDEVKASSRQSPFIRFEQEKQLFRNALEMTSLSQGFEETLFSGLEGLVEVGERIAIIGENGVGKTTLLNTLSGRLAPKSGEFKWSENANIGYYAQDHADEFEKDMNLFEWMEQWQQEGDDEQVVRSFLGRMLFSQNDIKKSVKVISGGEQGRMLFGKIMMHKPNILLMDEPTNHMDMESIEALNLALEAYEGTLMFVSHDRQFVSSVATRIWEIKDGKIIDFRGNYSEYLASKEA; encoded by the coding sequence ATTATTAGTACAGCTAACATCACCATGCAATTTGGTGCTAAACCGTTATTTGAAAATATCTCAGCTAAATTTGGTGAATCAAACCGCTATGGTTTAATTGGTGCCAATGGTTGTGGTAAATCAACGTTTATGAAAATTCTAAGCGGTGAGCTTGAGCCATCATCGGGTAATGTAAGCACAGATCCTAATGAACGTGTTGCTAAACTAAATCAAGATCAATTCGCTTACGAAGAGTACTCAGTGATCGACACTGTAATTATGGGTCACAAAGAGCTTTGGGATATTAAACAAGAGCGTGACCGTATCTATAGCCTACCTGAGATGAGTGAAGAGGACGGCATGAAAGTAGCCGATCTTGAAACTGAGTTTGCTGAAATGGATGGCTATTCTGCTGAGTCAAAAGCGGGTGAGCTATTATTAGGTGTTGGTATAGCGACAGAGCAACATTACGGTCCTATGTCTGAAATCGCACCAGGTTTTAAACTTCGAGTGTTATTAGCCCAAGTGTTGTTTTCAGACCCTGATATCATGTTGCTTGATGAGCCTACCAATAACTTGGACATTTACACAATCAAGTGGTTGGAAGATGTTCTAAATCAACGTGACTGTACTATGATCATCATTTCGCATGACCGTCACTTTTTAAACTCGGTATGTACACACATGGCCGATATTGACTACGGTGAATTACGTATTTACCCGGGTAACTACGATGAATATATGTTCGCAGCAACCCAAGCTCGCGAGCGTTTATTAAGTGAAAACGCCAAAAAGAAAAGTCAAATAGCAGAACTACAACAGTTTGTATCGCGCTTTTCTGCTAATGCTTCAAAAGCAAAGCAAGCAACTTCACGTGCAAAACGTATTGATAAAATTCAATTAGACGAAGTGAAAGCCTCGTCACGTCAGTCGCCATTTATCCGTTTTGAACAAGAAAAACAGTTATTCCGTAACGCGCTTGAAATGACCAGCTTATCGCAAGGCTTCGAAGAAACTTTATTCTCAGGTTTAGAAGGCTTAGTTGAGGTAGGTGAACGTATTGCCATTATTGGTGAAAATGGTGTGGGTAAAACAACATTATTAAACACCTTATCAGGACGCTTAGCACCTAAAAGCGGTGAGTTCAAATGGTCTGAAAATGCTAACATTGGCTATTATGCACAAGATCATGCCGATGAGTTTGAAAAAGACATGAACTTATTTGAGTGGATGGAGCAGTGGCAGCAAGAGGGTGATGACGAGCAAGTGGTTCGTAGTTTCTTGGGTCGTATGTTGTTTTCACAAAACGATATTAAAAAATCTGTAAAAGTTATCTCAGGTGGTGAGCAAGGTCGTATGCTGTTTGGTAAAATCATGATGCATAAACCAAATATCTTATTAATGGATGAACCGACGAACCACATGGATATGGAATCAATTGAAGCGCTTAACTTAGCACTTGAAGCGTATGAAGGTACCTTGATGTTTGTGTCACACGACCGTCAGTTTGTATCATCAGTTGCTACCCGTATTTGGGAAATTAAAGACGGTAAAATTATCGACTTTAGAGGAAACTACAGCGAATACTTGGCGAGTAAAGAAGCATAA
- the purE gene encoding 5-(carboxyamino)imidazole ribonucleotide mutase — translation MTVGIIMGSKSDWPTMEHAALMLEKFGIAYETKVVSAHRTPQLLADYASSASERGIKVIIAGAGGAAHLPGMAAAFTSLPVLGVPVKSKALNGVDSLLSICQMPKGVAVGTLAIGEPGAANAGLLAAQILGCQNPEIFAKIEAFRKEQTDTILANPNPAE, via the coding sequence ATGACTGTTGGCATTATTATGGGTTCTAAATCAGATTGGCCAACCATGGAACACGCTGCGCTGATGCTAGAAAAATTTGGCATTGCTTATGAAACTAAAGTGGTTTCTGCTCACCGCACTCCTCAATTACTTGCTGATTACGCAAGTTCTGCAAGCGAACGAGGCATTAAAGTAATTATTGCAGGCGCAGGTGGGGCAGCCCACTTACCGGGTATGGCTGCAGCGTTTACATCATTGCCTGTTTTAGGCGTTCCAGTTAAGTCAAAAGCGTTAAATGGTGTTGATTCATTATTGTCTATTTGCCAGATGCCTAAGGGCGTTGCTGTTGGCACATTGGCTATTGGTGAGCCTGGTGCAGCTAATGCCGGTTTATTGGCTGCACAAATATTAGGCTGTCAAAACCCTGAAATTTTCGCCAAAATTGAAGCGTTTCGTAAAGAGCAAACCGACACTATTCTAGCTAACCCAAATCCTGCAGAGTAA
- a CDS encoding 5-(carboxyamino)imidazole ribonucleotide synthase, with protein sequence MTILILGAGQLARMMSLAGAPLNLNVVAYDVGSQQIVHPLTNQVYATTLEQAIDDADAITAEFEHIPDDVLTLCCNSNKFYPGKQAIKTGGDRSLEKALLDKTEVACAPYQLITEKAHLEQAVKTLGKPLVIKTCQAGYDGKGQWRLKSDDEINTIWAEMADFIASGTEQAPHTIIAEKMIPFDREVSIIGARDKEGNVAIYPLTENQHTNGVLTLSLAGKDNSLVESQATSAFTRIANELNYVGVLAIEFFDVQGTLLVNEIAPRVHNSGHWTQQGAHCSQFENHMRAVAGLPLGNTQIKQPTAMINVLGQEKIPNEVLKTADVTSHWYGKGVKPGRKMGHINVSGESLQQLGNRLAELTSCLPEQDYPGVLATSKSLL encoded by the coding sequence ATGACTATATTAATTTTAGGTGCTGGGCAGCTTGCGCGAATGATGAGCCTTGCTGGCGCACCGCTTAATTTAAATGTGGTTGCTTATGATGTTGGCAGCCAACAAATTGTGCACCCGCTAACCAACCAAGTGTATGCAACCACACTTGAGCAAGCTATCGATGATGCAGATGCGATTACCGCTGAATTTGAACATATCCCCGATGATGTATTAACGCTTTGCTGTAATAGCAATAAGTTTTATCCAGGTAAACAAGCAATAAAAACCGGTGGTGACCGTTCGCTTGAAAAAGCTTTGTTAGATAAAACCGAAGTAGCTTGTGCCCCATACCAACTTATTACTGAAAAAGCGCACCTTGAACAAGCAGTTAAAACATTAGGCAAACCGTTAGTAATAAAAACCTGCCAAGCTGGGTATGACGGCAAAGGACAGTGGCGTTTAAAATCAGATGATGAGATAAACACTATTTGGGCTGAAATGGCCGACTTTATTGCCTCAGGTACAGAGCAGGCACCGCACACAATTATTGCTGAGAAAATGATCCCGTTTGATCGTGAAGTCTCTATTATTGGCGCGCGCGACAAAGAGGGTAACGTTGCAATTTATCCACTTACTGAAAACCAACATACCAATGGTGTATTAACGCTTTCACTAGCCGGTAAAGATAATAGTTTAGTTGAGAGCCAAGCAACCTCAGCATTTACCCGTATTGCTAATGAGCTTAATTATGTAGGTGTATTGGCCATAGAGTTTTTTGATGTTCAAGGTACGTTATTAGTTAACGAAATTGCCCCTCGCGTGCATAACTCAGGGCATTGGACTCAGCAAGGTGCTCATTGCTCGCAATTTGAAAACCATATGCGTGCTGTTGCAGGGTTACCTTTGGGTAATACGCAAATTAAGCAACCTACTGCTATGATCAACGTCTTAGGGCAAGAAAAAATCCCAAATGAGGTTTTAAAAACAGCGGATGTAACCAGTCACTGGTATGGTAAAGGCGTTAAGCCCGGTCGTAAAATGGGGCATATTAATGTTTCGGGTGAGAGTTTACAGCAATTAGGTAACCGCCTAGCTGAACTTACATCATGCTTGCCAGAGCAGGATTACCCAGGCGTATTAGCTACTAGCAAATCGCTATTATAA
- a CDS encoding DUF2798 domain-containing protein yields the protein MIHPKFRTIVFAFFMALFMSGFMSFVISIFNVGMVDNIVTIWLKAWLFAFCIAFPTVIFVAPVVHKLTNKLIRA from the coding sequence ATGATCCACCCAAAGTTTCGTACTATTGTGTTTGCTTTTTTTATGGCACTTTTCATGTCAGGGTTTATGTCATTTGTTATTTCAATATTTAATGTGGGCATGGTCGATAATATTGTAACTATATGGCTTAAAGCCTGGTTATTTGCTTTTTGCATTGCCTTTCCTACAGTTATATTTGTTGCCCCCGTTGTCCATAAACTGACTAATAAACTTATTCGGGCTTAA